One genomic window of Nakamurella panacisegetis includes the following:
- a CDS encoding DUF2157 domain-containing protein gives MIASLVLVLGLIAVAAIVLAGRRTRQRNASAPATTAPNASSPNRVGGGQPRLDDQLDRWVAAGLLTSAQSAAIRAHEAAAEAASWHAPAEASATDDRGAPRAVDRFRGMSSVAEALGYLGGALALGGLVLSVSRYWPDLGVTARLALTGGATVLLLVGGALVPHTAVATMARLRSVLWLVASAATAGLVLVAMRDWAGVTADRTLILAASGAVSVESGLLWWGRNRPLQQLGFLAGGTLFAAAAVAEFAAPPAPAGLAVWTIGAVLVAVGLRRRIQAPRMTETFGAVAILVGGVMASNGWPGPGLLLLTGSALALVAGALVPGIAAQREDQFVLGLPGAVGTVLATPETLSHFVQGAAVATGLVTYVAGLALFYVGDRRLTRLPIVVEVAGTVTVLASPALTWNQWHGFAPTFGAATAVGVVVLGIVRDKLMLSAAGSVGLLVNIPWIIVWYFPGQGRVPLLIAVSGALILCIAVLLARTGHHRHRPAL, from the coding sequence ATGATCGCATCCCTGGTACTGGTGTTGGGCTTGATCGCGGTGGCGGCCATCGTGCTGGCCGGTCGTCGAACCAGGCAACGGAATGCGTCAGCGCCGGCGACGACCGCACCGAACGCGTCGTCTCCGAACCGGGTCGGTGGCGGCCAGCCAAGGTTGGACGACCAGTTGGACCGGTGGGTGGCCGCCGGGCTGTTGACTTCGGCGCAGTCGGCCGCCATCCGCGCGCACGAGGCGGCGGCCGAGGCGGCGAGTTGGCACGCGCCGGCCGAAGCGTCGGCTACCGACGACCGCGGCGCGCCGCGTGCGGTGGACCGATTCCGGGGGATGTCCTCCGTGGCCGAGGCGTTGGGGTATCTCGGCGGGGCGCTGGCCCTCGGCGGCCTCGTGTTGTCGGTTTCGCGCTATTGGCCGGACCTGGGCGTGACCGCACGCCTGGCCCTGACCGGCGGCGCGACCGTGCTGTTGTTGGTCGGTGGCGCTCTGGTGCCGCATACCGCCGTCGCGACGATGGCCCGTCTTCGGTCGGTCCTGTGGCTGGTGGCCTCGGCCGCCACGGCCGGGCTGGTCCTGGTCGCGATGCGGGACTGGGCGGGCGTCACCGCGGACCGGACGCTGATCCTGGCCGCGTCGGGAGCGGTGTCCGTCGAGAGCGGGCTGTTGTGGTGGGGACGCAACCGACCGCTTCAACAACTGGGCTTCCTCGCCGGAGGCACGTTGTTCGCCGCCGCCGCGGTGGCCGAGTTCGCCGCACCACCGGCGCCTGCCGGCCTCGCCGTCTGGACCATCGGGGCCGTCCTGGTCGCCGTCGGTCTCCGGCGCCGGATCCAGGCTCCGCGGATGACAGAAACCTTCGGTGCCGTGGCGATCCTCGTCGGTGGGGTGATGGCCTCCAACGGTTGGCCCGGTCCCGGTCTGCTCCTGCTGACCGGTTCCGCACTCGCCTTGGTGGCCGGCGCCCTGGTCCCCGGAATTGCGGCGCAACGCGAGGATCAGTTCGTCCTGGGCCTACCGGGGGCCGTCGGGACGGTGCTCGCCACCCCGGAAACGTTGTCCCACTTCGTCCAAGGTGCGGCCGTGGCGACCGGACTGGTCACCTACGTGGCGGGCCTCGCGCTGTTCTACGTCGGCGATCGCCGCCTCACCCGCCTGCCCATCGTGGTCGAGGTGGCCGGCACCGTCACCGTACTGGCGAGCCCGGCACTCACCTGGAACCAATGGCATGGTTTCGCCCCGACCTTCGGCGCCGCGACGGCCGTTGGGGTGGTGGTACTCGGCATCGTTCGGGACAAGCTGATGCTCTCGGCGGCCGGCTCGGTCGGTCTCCTGGTCAACATCCCGTGGATCATCGTCTGGTACTTCCCCGGACAGGGTCGGGTGCCACTGCTGATCGCGGTGTCCGGCGCGTTGATTCTCTGCATCGCAGTCCTCCTGGCCCGCACCGGTCACCACCGCCACCGCCCGGCGCTCTGA